One part of the Candidatus Neomarinimicrobiota bacterium genome encodes these proteins:
- the umuD gene encoding translesion error-prone DNA polymerase V autoproteolytic subunit: protein MKLIHLKTADPLEFYSAESSAPLKLPFYESTVEAGFPSPADDYTELKLDLNKHLIRNPSTTFYVRVRGHSMVNAGICDGDMLIVDRSLEPKDGDVAVCVINGEFTVKRIKKNGEHIILSPENPDFPEMSVTKDDDFRIWGIVSYVIHKP from the coding sequence ATGAAACTTATACACTTAAAAACAGCCGATCCCCTGGAATTTTATTCTGCAGAAAGCAGCGCACCCCTGAAACTACCCTTTTATGAATCGACGGTGGAAGCGGGATTTCCATCACCGGCTGATGATTATACAGAACTCAAACTTGATCTGAACAAACATTTAATCCGTAATCCTTCGACAACTTTTTATGTCCGGGTCCGGGGACATTCCATGGTGAATGCCGGTATTTGTGACGGGGATATGCTGATTGTGGACCGCTCCCTGGAGCCGAAGGACGGCGATGTGGCCGTGTGTGTAATCAACGGAGAATTCACCGTCAAACGCATCAAAAAAAACGGTGAACATATCATTCTCTCCCCGGAAAATCCCGATTTTCCCGAAATGTCCGTCACAAAAGACGACGATTTCCGGATTTGGGGCATTGTTTCTTACGTAATTCATAAGCCCTGA
- a CDS encoding aminoacyl-histidine dipeptidase: protein MDKEIREILDIFTEINQIPRESKHEQQISEWLITWAEKQGFTAKQDKLMNVLIHIPPTPGYEKSPVVVLQGHMDMVCEKTPESTHDFGKDPIKVLIDGDWIHADQTTLGADNGIAIAMAMKIATDPSIEHPELELLFTVDEETGLTGANGLSSDFLKGKILLNIDSEDDKKFTIGCAGGRDTKIRFVKEEEVVPDNFGIYKLSVSGLSGGHSGSDIHKGRANANKLLGRVLDHIQRQLPELRLLSLSGGSAHNAIPRDAHALIALPVLQPDPASRFEPFFFDLRQEYKESDPRLRISLEKTSEAPDIAYKKTTGFRIIQTLMALPHGVAAMSPTIPDLVETSSNLATLKEDSGELTILISQRSSVMSRLDAVTRSIESVGLLAGARVESGNGYPAWQPDMDSALLKKCTAVYERVHKKKPVIEVIHAGLECGVIGAKYPGMEMISFGPLIVNAHSPEEKMSISSLEKVWRFLKQLMKEL from the coding sequence ATGGACAAAGAAATCAGGGAAATTTTAGACATATTTACAGAAATCAATCAAATTCCCCGGGAATCGAAACACGAGCAACAGATATCGGAGTGGTTGATAACCTGGGCGGAAAAGCAGGGTTTTACGGCAAAGCAGGACAAGCTGATGAATGTTCTTATTCACATCCCTCCCACCCCCGGATATGAAAAAAGTCCTGTTGTGGTGCTTCAGGGACACATGGATATGGTGTGCGAAAAAACCCCCGAATCCACCCACGATTTCGGGAAAGATCCCATAAAAGTCCTGATCGATGGAGATTGGATTCATGCGGATCAGACCACATTAGGGGCAGATAACGGGATTGCCATCGCCATGGCCATGAAAATCGCCACGGATCCATCCATAGAGCACCCGGAGTTGGAATTGTTGTTTACTGTAGATGAAGAAACAGGTCTCACCGGTGCCAACGGATTATCTTCCGATTTTTTAAAGGGTAAAATCCTTTTAAACATTGATTCGGAAGACGACAAAAAATTCACCATCGGTTGTGCCGGTGGACGGGATACAAAAATACGATTCGTAAAGGAGGAAGAAGTCGTTCCTGATAATTTTGGGATATACAAACTGTCCGTATCGGGACTTTCAGGTGGGCACTCGGGGAGCGATATCCATAAAGGACGTGCCAATGCCAACAAGCTTCTCGGACGGGTTTTAGATCATATTCAGCGTCAGCTACCGGAATTACGGCTCCTGTCACTCTCCGGGGGCTCTGCCCACAATGCCATCCCCAGGGATGCCCATGCCCTGATTGCGCTGCCGGTCCTTCAGCCAGATCCGGCCTCCCGTTTTGAACCTTTTTTCTTCGATTTACGCCAGGAATACAAAGAAAGCGATCCCCGCTTGCGTATCAGCCTTGAAAAAACGTCAGAAGCGCCGGATATTGCTTATAAAAAGACAACAGGTTTCCGGATTATCCAAACACTCATGGCTTTACCTCACGGTGTGGCAGCCATGTCTCCCACAATTCCCGATCTGGTTGAAACCTCCTCCAACCTGGCAACTCTGAAAGAGGATTCCGGTGAACTGACCATTCTCATTAGTCAAAGAAGTTCCGTTATGAGCCGTCTGGATGCCGTTACCCGAAGCATTGAAAGCGTGGGGCTTCTGGCAGGCGCACGTGTTGAATCGGGAAATGGTTATCCTGCCTGGCAACCGGATATGGACTCCGCCCTGCTGAAAAAATGTACCGCCGTTTATGAAAGAGTTCACAAGAAAAAACCTGTAATAGAGGTCATCCATGCAGGGTTGGAATGCGGTGTCATCGGCGCCAAATATCCCGGCATGGAGATGATATCTTTCGGCCCCCTGATTGTGAATGCCCACTCTCCGGAAGAGAAAATGAGTATCTCCTCTCTGGAGAAAGTCTGGCGCTTTTTGAAACAACTCATGAAAGAATTATGA
- a CDS encoding Nif3-like dinuclear metal center hexameric protein: MKRDELDQFLRELYQYETFDDYCYNGLQVEGSEDIHKILFGVSFHSLLLEEAIREHADAIIVHHGIFGKDFFKIHEPFKKTLHTLLDKNISLFGIHLPMDAHPEIGNNAELARMIGASILEPFEVGFLVENTRNLSLQQIINLYHKELDPSGDDHEIVHPSPLHYKTRGGIQYYDFGPDTPGKIGILSGGGSGYIRDAQLLGADTYITGEMKEHLPAYLNDHGLNYINLGHYRSETTGVLALKRRIEKIYNVECVYREIFNPI, from the coding sequence ATGAAACGCGACGAACTCGATCAATTTTTACGTGAACTGTACCAGTATGAAACTTTTGATGATTATTGTTATAATGGTCTGCAGGTAGAAGGATCGGAAGATATTCACAAGATTCTCTTTGGCGTATCCTTCCATTCCCTTTTGCTGGAGGAAGCCATCCGTGAACACGCTGATGCCATCATTGTTCATCATGGGATATTCGGAAAAGACTTTTTTAAAATCCATGAGCCCTTTAAAAAAACTCTTCATACTTTATTGGACAAAAACATTTCGCTTTTCGGCATTCATCTTCCCATGGATGCCCATCCTGAAATCGGAAACAATGCCGAATTGGCGCGGATGATCGGAGCAAGTATTCTGGAACCGTTTGAAGTAGGTTTTCTGGTGGAAAACACCCGAAATCTGAGTTTGCAACAAATTATCAACCTTTATCATAAGGAACTGGATCCTTCCGGAGATGATCATGAAATCGTTCATCCATCCCCCCTGCACTACAAAACCCGCGGCGGCATTCAGTATTATGATTTCGGCCCTGACACACCCGGAAAAATCGGAATATTAAGCGGCGGTGGAAGTGGATATATCCGTGATGCACAATTACTTGGAGCTGACACTTATATTACCGGAGAAATGAAAGAACACCTTCCGGCCTACCTGAATGACCATGGCTTGAACTATATCAATCTCGGTCATTACCGGTCGGAAACCACCGGCGTGCTTGCACTGAAACGGCGAATCGAAAAGATATACAACGTGGAATGTGTCTACCGGGAAATATTTAATCCGATTTAG